The Miltoncostaea oceani genome includes a region encoding these proteins:
- a CDS encoding methyltransferase, which translates to MTLLDFGCGAGHLYDHLLAAGRTDIAYAGHDLSPAFRRLMAEKHPDVSVYAADVLSGEVLPPRHDYVVANGVFTMKMDIPFEDMWEYFTAMLVVLASLARVGFAFNVMSSHVDWERDDLFHVPHDRLADFLIARFGRSFVMRSDYGLYEYTTYVYP; encoded by the coding sequence GTGACGCTCCTCGACTTCGGCTGCGGTGCCGGCCACCTGTACGACCACCTGCTCGCGGCGGGACGGACCGACATCGCCTATGCGGGGCACGACCTGTCCCCGGCCTTCCGGCGGTTGATGGCGGAAAAACACCCTGACGTCAGCGTCTACGCTGCAGACGTCCTGTCGGGTGAGGTGCTGCCGCCACGTCACGACTACGTGGTCGCCAACGGCGTGTTCACCATGAAGATGGACATCCCGTTCGAGGACATGTGGGAGTACTTCACCGCCATGCTGGTCGTGCTCGCGTCACTCGCGCGGGTCGGCTTCGCCTTCAACGTCATGTCGTCGCACGTCGACTGGGAGCGGGACGATCTCTTCCACGTCCCGCACGACCGCCTCGCGGATTTCCTCATCGCGCGTTTCGGCCGGTCGTTCGTGATGAGGAGCGATTACGGCCTTTACGAGTACACGACCTACGTCTACCCCTGA
- a CDS encoding glycosyltransferase family 4 protein, with amino-acid sequence MSTPRALTVTIVEFQPRGALPQHAGQMADALAARGHDVEVLTSRATELTGRLTRARLTTVLPAFDPGARLLHGWLTPLQRAGRGLILVRAWLHVARHVRRHDPDIVQLGDLRTLVDGLGATWVAASSGGTAVVDMCHNVVPFDRRPGSRSQLRCGPLLRVLLGRAYRRMDAVLVHGDDSRRRFAATWRTPAEVAVVPHGDERIFGGPLPPANGPPTILFYGSWAGYKGIDVLLDAFARVRVQVPDARLELAGVATREITEEWVAERCRQFGDAVRAVSGYVSVEDTRAVFARASVVALPYREGYQSGVVFLALALGRPVVGTRVGDIGATIDASGVGIAVPPGDAAAFAGALITLLTDPERAAAHACAGRRWVTEESSWEIAAQRAEAVYRRVKRTPRVT; translated from the coding sequence GTGAGCACGCCGCGTGCCCTGACGGTCACCATCGTGGAGTTCCAGCCGCGCGGGGCCCTTCCCCAACATGCGGGCCAGATGGCCGATGCCCTCGCCGCGAGGGGGCACGACGTGGAGGTGCTCACGTCCCGCGCGACCGAGCTGACCGGCAGGCTGACGAGAGCCCGCCTGACCACGGTGCTGCCGGCTTTCGACCCCGGGGCACGCCTGCTGCACGGGTGGCTCACGCCCCTGCAGCGAGCCGGGCGCGGACTGATCCTCGTCCGAGCGTGGCTCCACGTCGCCCGGCACGTCCGCCGTCACGACCCCGACATCGTCCAGCTCGGTGATCTGCGCACTCTCGTGGACGGTCTCGGAGCGACATGGGTCGCCGCAAGCAGCGGTGGGACGGCCGTCGTCGACATGTGCCACAACGTCGTGCCGTTCGATCGCCGCCCCGGCAGCCGGTCGCAGTTGCGGTGCGGACCGCTCCTACGGGTCCTGCTCGGCCGCGCGTACCGGCGCATGGATGCGGTGCTGGTCCACGGCGACGACTCGCGACGTCGCTTCGCCGCGACCTGGCGGACGCCCGCCGAGGTGGCGGTGGTGCCGCACGGTGACGAGAGGATCTTCGGGGGGCCGCTGCCGCCCGCGAACGGACCGCCCACGATCCTCTTCTACGGGAGCTGGGCCGGCTACAAGGGGATCGACGTCCTGTTGGACGCCTTCGCGCGGGTGCGGGTGCAGGTGCCTGATGCGCGACTGGAACTCGCGGGCGTCGCGACACGCGAGATCACGGAGGAATGGGTCGCCGAACGGTGTCGCCAATTCGGCGACGCCGTGCGAGCGGTGTCCGGCTACGTCTCGGTCGAGGACACCCGCGCGGTCTTCGCCCGGGCGAGCGTGGTGGCCCTGCCGTACCGGGAGGGCTACCAGAGCGGGGTCGTGTTCCTGGCGCTCGCGCTCGGTCGACCGGTGGTCGGGACGCGGGTCGGCGACATCGGCGCGACGATCGACGCCTCCGGCGTGGGCATCGCCGTCCCACCCGGCGACGCCGCGGCCTTCGCGGGCGCCCTCATCACCCTCCTGACCGATCCCGAGCGGGCCGCCGCTCACGCGTGCGCCGGGCGGCGCTGGGTCACGGAGGAGTCGAGCTGGGAGATCGCGGCGCAGCGTGCCGAGGCGGTGTATCGCCGCGTCAAGCGCACGCCCCGGGTGACGTGA
- a CDS encoding glycosyltransferase, translated as MARGGAERVLVTLASGAGARGHDVAFAAHPGPLSATLRCPVFDLPMIDRRLRRLPAAAWAVGMAVRRWRPDVVHAQNPGMAVAVALPTLRGRRVAAVAGVQGVPDGDYPATARALRFAGLPVVACGAGVGRRLGSVGLHPHAVIENAVGPAPAPMDRGVLARRFGLPADRRIVVAVGRLVPQKNLELAVEALRGVPDAALLIVGEGPSRVSIEACAARCGVAERVRLAGARDDAREILGAADVVVVPSRWEGLPLVVLEAMAAGRPVVATDVTGIPDLVDDGVTGLLVPSDDAEGMARAMRRILEDGALASLLGERASAAVAGRSDAAMVAAYLAVYDGLPRRSG; from the coding sequence ATGGCCCGCGGTGGAGCCGAGCGCGTGCTCGTGACCCTCGCGTCCGGCGCCGGGGCGCGGGGTCACGACGTCGCGTTCGCCGCCCATCCCGGCCCCCTCTCGGCGACGCTCCGGTGTCCCGTCTTCGACCTGCCGATGATCGATCGCCGGCTCCGGAGACTCCCCGCCGCCGCGTGGGCGGTCGGGATGGCGGTGCGGCGGTGGCGTCCGGATGTCGTCCACGCGCAGAATCCTGGCATGGCGGTGGCCGTCGCGCTCCCGACCCTGAGGGGACGGCGGGTGGCGGCGGTCGCCGGCGTCCAGGGGGTGCCGGACGGGGACTACCCCGCGACGGCGCGTGCCCTCAGGTTCGCGGGTCTGCCGGTCGTCGCATGTGGCGCCGGCGTGGGGCGGCGCCTCGGGTCCGTCGGGCTCCACCCGCACGCGGTCATCGAGAACGCGGTGGGGCCCGCCCCCGCGCCGATGGATCGCGGGGTGCTGGCGCGGCGGTTCGGGCTCCCCGCCGACCGTCGGATCGTCGTCGCCGTCGGGCGCCTCGTGCCCCAGAAGAACCTCGAGCTCGCGGTCGAGGCGTTGCGTGGGGTGCCGGACGCCGCACTCCTCATCGTCGGGGAGGGTCCCTCGAGGGTGTCCATCGAGGCATGCGCGGCACGGTGCGGCGTGGCGGAACGTGTACGCCTCGCGGGCGCGAGGGACGACGCCCGGGAGATCCTCGGTGCCGCCGATGTGGTCGTCGTGCCGTCGAGATGGGAGGGGCTGCCCCTCGTCGTCCTCGAGGCGATGGCGGCCGGTCGTCCGGTCGTCGCGACGGACGTGACGGGGATCCCGGACCTCGTCGACGACGGGGTGACGGGCCTCCTCGTGCCCTCCGACGACGCCGAGGGGATGGCGCGTGCCATGCGGAGGATCCTCGAGGACGGCGCACTCGCGAGCCTGCTCGGTGAGCGTGCGAGCGCTGCGGTCGCCGGCAGGTCGGACGCGGCGATGGTCGCCGCGTACCTCGCGGTCTACGACGGCCTCCCGCGGCGGTCCGGGTGA
- a CDS encoding glycosyltransferase, translating into MVEHPGDGGVPRHVADLAAALDPGEFEVVVACPPQSSAWRELQARPDISLVAMPGDRDPAVAHPRTLSRLRQLIASADVVHAHSTIAGSLVRGLARIQGRTDRCVFTPHAWSFWSGGRARARIFQVAERRCAPWTGAIIAVSDAEMRAGLDAGIGHVGSYHVVPNGIDLDRFAAPWAGEDGPVVHIGRLARQKRPDLLIEAFRRLHPAEPGCRLVLAGEGPLRGSIETTIRDAGLGTAISVLGERDDVPAILAGARCLVLASDYEGCPISAIEGLAAGTPVVATAVGGTPEVVTDGVTGLLVPPRDPDALAAAIGALWRDPVLGRSLGGAGREHARERFSRDRMAQGTMQVYRGIVRSATPR; encoded by the coding sequence ATGGTCGAGCATCCGGGGGACGGTGGCGTCCCCCGGCACGTCGCGGACCTCGCGGCCGCGCTCGATCCCGGGGAGTTCGAGGTCGTCGTCGCCTGCCCGCCGCAGTCCTCCGCCTGGCGTGAGCTCCAGGCGCGCCCCGACATCTCCCTCGTCGCCATGCCGGGGGACCGCGACCCGGCGGTCGCCCACCCCCGCACACTCTCGCGCCTGCGGCAGCTCATCGCGTCGGCCGACGTCGTCCACGCCCACTCGACGATCGCCGGCTCCCTCGTCCGCGGTCTCGCCCGCATCCAGGGGCGGACCGACCGTTGCGTCTTCACCCCGCACGCGTGGTCGTTCTGGAGCGGCGGCCGCGCGCGGGCACGGATCTTCCAGGTCGCCGAGCGTCGGTGCGCTCCCTGGACCGGCGCGATCATCGCCGTCTCGGACGCCGAGATGCGCGCCGGTCTGGACGCCGGCATCGGACACGTCGGCAGCTACCACGTCGTCCCGAACGGCATCGACCTCGACCGGTTTGCCGCGCCGTGGGCGGGGGAGGACGGCCCCGTCGTCCACATTGGGCGCCTCGCACGGCAGAAACGCCCGGATCTCCTCATCGAGGCGTTCCGCAGACTTCATCCGGCCGAGCCGGGATGCCGGCTCGTGCTGGCCGGGGAGGGCCCCCTCCGTGGGAGCATCGAGACCACGATCCGCGACGCGGGACTCGGGACCGCCATCTCCGTCCTCGGCGAGCGCGACGACGTCCCCGCGATCCTCGCCGGCGCACGCTGCCTCGTCCTGGCGAGTGACTACGAGGGCTGCCCCATCTCCGCGATCGAGGGTCTCGCCGCCGGCACGCCGGTGGTCGCGACCGCCGTCGGGGGCACCCCGGAGGTCGTCACCGACGGCGTCACGGGACTCCTGGTGCCCCCGCGGGATCCCGACGCCCTCGCGGCGGCCATCGGCGCACTGTGGCGCGACCCGGTCCTCGGAAGGTCGCTCGGCGGGGCGGGCCGCGAGCACGCGCGCGAGCGGTTCTCCCGTGACCGCATGGCGCAGGGCACGATGCAGGTGTATCGGGGCATCGTCCGCTCCGCGACGCCGCGCTGA
- a CDS encoding glycosyltransferase, whose amino-acid sequence MPASDGTEGAADPTVVVLNWRTTPMTVRSVRALGDAGIGPDRVVVVDNGSGTGAEQELREALPGCRILALPENLGYARASNLGAALDPGAPAYLFVNSDAFARGRRSITALTEALSRPGTGVAVPRLLDEGLTLQPSVRPFPGPTVALLRATGLERLVPDRRRPGLGSRWTHDRSRTVDFATGAVMMVRGDVWRLLGGFSETGFFYGEDMDLCWRARQRGWDTWFAHDSEWIHLGEGSSRHAWDDAARWERIGRAEARVIRAHRSPASAELTLALLRAGLSMRARVWRIARQQARAAAWTAQARGYSDRCPDPRGDGPA is encoded by the coding sequence GTGCCGGCGTCGGACGGAACGGAGGGTGCGGCGGACCCCACCGTCGTCGTCCTCAACTGGCGGACCACGCCGATGACCGTGAGGTCCGTCCGCGCCCTGGGCGACGCCGGCATCGGCCCGGACCGCGTCGTCGTCGTCGACAACGGCTCCGGAACCGGCGCCGAGCAGGAGCTGCGGGAGGCGCTCCCCGGATGCCGGATCCTGGCGTTGCCGGAGAACCTGGGTTACGCCCGGGCCAGCAATCTGGGCGCCGCGCTCGACCCCGGTGCGCCGGCCTACCTGTTCGTCAACAGCGACGCCTTCGCGCGGGGGCGTCGATCGATCACGGCGCTGACCGAGGCGCTCTCCCGCCCTGGCACAGGCGTCGCCGTGCCCCGCCTCCTGGACGAGGGGCTGACGCTCCAGCCATCCGTCCGGCCCTTCCCCGGTCCGACGGTCGCGCTCCTGCGCGCAACCGGGCTGGAGCGCCTCGTGCCCGATCGACGGCGTCCCGGACTGGGGTCGCGCTGGACTCACGACCGTTCGCGGACCGTCGACTTCGCGACGGGTGCGGTGATGATGGTGCGTGGCGACGTCTGGCGGCTGCTCGGAGGTTTCTCGGAGACGGGATTCTTCTACGGGGAGGACATGGACCTCTGTTGGCGAGCCCGCCAGCGCGGCTGGGACACGTGGTTCGCCCACGACTCGGAGTGGATCCACCTGGGGGAGGGGTCGTCCCGACATGCCTGGGACGACGCGGCGCGCTGGGAGCGGATCGGCCGTGCCGAGGCCCGGGTCATCCGCGCACACCGCTCGCCAGCGTCGGCCGAGCTGACCCTCGCGCTCCTGCGCGCGGGGCTGTCGATGCGCGCGCGCGTATGGCGGATCGCGCGCCAACAGGCACGCGCGGCGGCATGGACGGCGCAGGCGCGGGGGTACTCGGACCGCTGCCCGGATCCGCGCGGCGACGGACCCGCGTGA
- a CDS encoding family 1 encapsulin nanocompartment shell protein, whose product MNHLHRELAPIDGRAWGEIEDEARRALTHFLTARKLVDFDGPHGWERSALGLGRVARVDDPPPAEDVESRLRLVQPLVEFRTPFTLDRDEIDSVSRGAPDADWDPVVDAARRAALAEDRLVFNGYAPAGVRGLVETSTHEPITITEDYNHYPNHVAKAVETLKRAGVVGPYALALGPRCYTGVIETTQHGGYPILQHLRLITEGPVLWAPAVEGAILLSQRGGDFELLVGQDLAIGYRDHDATSVNLYLEESLTFRAAGPEAAIALRYAE is encoded by the coding sequence ATGAACCACCTCCACCGCGAGCTCGCACCGATCGACGGCCGGGCGTGGGGGGAGATCGAGGACGAGGCGCGCCGCGCCCTGACCCACTTCCTCACCGCGCGGAAGCTCGTCGACTTCGACGGCCCCCACGGCTGGGAGCGCTCCGCCCTCGGCCTCGGCCGCGTCGCCCGCGTCGACGACCCGCCCCCCGCCGAGGATGTCGAGAGCCGCCTGCGCCTGGTGCAGCCGCTCGTCGAGTTCCGCACGCCGTTCACGCTCGACCGCGACGAGATCGACTCCGTGTCGCGCGGCGCCCCCGACGCCGACTGGGACCCCGTCGTCGACGCCGCCCGCCGCGCCGCCCTGGCGGAGGACCGCCTGGTGTTCAACGGCTACGCCCCCGCCGGCGTCCGCGGCCTCGTGGAGACGTCGACGCACGAGCCGATCACGATCACCGAGGACTACAACCACTACCCGAACCACGTCGCGAAGGCCGTCGAGACCCTGAAGCGCGCCGGCGTCGTCGGCCCCTACGCCCTCGCCCTCGGCCCCCGCTGCTACACCGGGGTGATCGAGACGACCCAGCACGGCGGCTACCCGATCCTCCAGCACCTCCGGCTGATCACGGAGGGCCCGGTGCTGTGGGCCCCCGCGGTGGAGGGGGCGATCCTCCTCTCCCAGCGCGGCGGCGACTTCGAGCTCCTCGTCGGCCAGGACCTCGCGATCGGCTACCGCGACCACGACGCCACGTCGGTCAACCTCTACCTCGAGGAGTCGCTCACCTTCCGCGCCGCCGGCCCCGAGGCCGCGATCGCCCTGAGGTACGCCGAGTAG
- a CDS encoding encapsulin-associated ferritin-like protein, whose product MGLHEAREDISPATMERHRGIVSLMEELEAMDWYDQRVDATKDPQLKEVLAHNRDEETEHAAMSLEWLRRNDPALDTHLREYLFTTGSITAIEDEIEGGGGGGGGAPAAPSADGGLGIGDLRGMVS is encoded by the coding sequence ATGGGACTCCATGAGGCGCGCGAGGACATCAGTCCCGCGACGATGGAGCGCCACCGCGGGATCGTCTCGCTCATGGAGGAGCTGGAGGCTATGGACTGGTACGACCAGCGCGTCGACGCGACGAAGGACCCGCAGCTGAAGGAGGTCCTCGCGCACAACCGCGACGAGGAGACCGAGCACGCCGCGATGAGCCTGGAGTGGCTCCGCCGCAACGACCCCGCGCTCGACACCCACCTGCGGGAGTACCTCTTCACGACCGGCAGCATCACCGCGATCGAGGACGAGATCGAGGGCGGCGGCGGCGGTGGTGGGGGAGCCCCCGCGGCCCCCTCCGCCGACGGCGGCCTCGGCATCGGCGACCTCCGCGGGATGGTCTCGTGA
- a CDS encoding cytochrome c oxidase assembly factor Coa1 family protein, whose amino-acid sequence MNLAPGTYRALMITAAWLFGIFLVVAFVFRRVDGSQETLSVIAGVTAWVFLVAAAVILFRGWRGRGTDAVGAATRYVQGHPSVLRAVGRPLEVGAPEGEVPGGVGPAQMNLVVPVSGPADEGQVDLVMARLGRDWEVLSATLVVDGDRVPLAGGIGEAPADDD is encoded by the coding sequence GTGAACCTCGCCCCCGGCACGTACCGCGCGCTGATGATCACGGCGGCGTGGCTGTTCGGGATCTTCCTGGTGGTGGCGTTCGTGTTCCGGCGGGTCGACGGGTCGCAGGAGACGCTGTCGGTGATCGCGGGCGTGACGGCGTGGGTGTTCCTCGTCGCCGCCGCCGTGATCCTCTTCCGCGGCTGGCGCGGCCGGGGGACCGACGCCGTGGGCGCCGCGACCCGGTACGTGCAGGGCCACCCGTCCGTCCTGCGCGCCGTGGGACGCCCCCTGGAGGTCGGCGCGCCGGAGGGCGAGGTGCCCGGCGGGGTCGGCCCCGCGCAGATGAACCTGGTCGTGCCGGTTTCGGGCCCCGCCGACGAGGGGCAGGTGGATCTGGTGATGGCGCGTCTCGGACGCGACTGGGAGGTGCTGTCGGCGACCCTCGTCGTCGACGGCGACCGGGTGCCGCTCGCCGGAGGCATCGGCGAGGCACCCGCCGACGACGACTAG
- the gltX gene encoding glutamate--tRNA ligase, translated as MARTPRPDITGPARVRFAPSPTGSLHVGGARTALFNWLIARNTGGTFVLRLEDTDAERSTGESEAEILRCLTWLGLDWDEGPFRQSERGAVYAAAVDRLRETRAIYPAYETDEELEAQRVAARADKKAPVVRGQRDRTPEEIAAFEAEGRRPAWRFAVDVAGETVIDDYVRGPVTFSHGAIEDFVVVRSDGSPTYNLAAAVDDLEMGITHVVRGEDHISNTPKQMMVIRALGGETPAYAHIPLILGPDKKRLSKRHGAASVEDLEAAGFLPRAAVNALALLGWSFDDKTTMFTVPELVDGFSITRVSKSPAIFDMTKLKVINGRHLRLMSAPEFEEALVGWLRQTGYLEGKDEALVRASAPLVKRKISTFAEYDDLAGWLFRPLEIEPEAWDVLMRDVKHSIQVIGGGLGRLESLPEWTPEAVKDALQDQLHVMGEAARDFLEPQRIAVTGRTVSTGTYESLALLGREESFARYRSTLGRLAEQWAAA; from the coding sequence GTGGCCCGGACCCCTCGCCCTGACATCACCGGACCGGCTCGTGTGCGCTTCGCGCCCAGCCCGACCGGCAGCCTGCACGTGGGGGGTGCGCGCACCGCGCTCTTCAACTGGCTGATCGCCCGCAACACGGGCGGCACCTTCGTGCTGCGGCTCGAGGACACCGATGCCGAGCGCTCGACGGGGGAGAGCGAGGCGGAGATCCTCCGCTGCCTCACGTGGCTCGGCCTCGACTGGGACGAGGGCCCGTTCCGCCAGAGCGAGCGCGGGGCCGTCTACGCGGCCGCCGTTGACCGCCTCCGCGAGACGCGGGCGATCTACCCGGCGTACGAGACCGACGAGGAGCTCGAGGCCCAGCGGGTCGCGGCGCGCGCCGACAAGAAGGCCCCGGTCGTGCGCGGGCAGCGGGACCGCACCCCCGAGGAGATCGCGGCGTTCGAGGCCGAGGGCCGCCGCCCCGCGTGGCGCTTCGCGGTCGACGTCGCCGGCGAGACGGTCATCGACGACTACGTGCGCGGGCCGGTCACGTTCTCGCACGGGGCGATCGAGGACTTCGTGGTCGTGCGGTCCGACGGGTCCCCGACCTACAACCTGGCCGCCGCGGTCGACGACCTGGAGATGGGGATCACCCACGTCGTGCGCGGCGAGGACCACATCTCGAACACGCCGAAGCAGATGATGGTGATCCGGGCGCTCGGCGGCGAGACCCCCGCCTACGCCCACATCCCGCTGATCCTCGGGCCCGACAAGAAGCGCCTCAGCAAGCGCCACGGCGCCGCGTCGGTGGAGGACCTCGAGGCCGCCGGCTTCCTGCCGCGCGCCGCCGTCAACGCCCTGGCGCTGCTCGGCTGGAGCTTCGACGACAAGACCACGATGTTCACGGTCCCGGAGCTGGTCGACGGGTTCTCGATCACCCGCGTCTCGAAGAGCCCCGCGATCTTCGACATGACCAAGCTGAAGGTCATCAACGGCCGCCACCTGCGCCTCATGAGCGCGCCGGAGTTCGAGGAGGCCCTCGTCGGCTGGCTGCGCCAGACCGGCTACCTGGAGGGCAAGGACGAGGCGCTGGTGCGCGCCAGCGCGCCGCTCGTGAAGCGCAAGATCAGCACGTTCGCCGAGTACGACGACCTCGCCGGCTGGCTGTTCCGCCCGCTCGAGATCGAGCCGGAGGCGTGGGACGTCCTGATGCGCGACGTGAAGCACTCGATCCAGGTGATCGGCGGCGGCCTCGGGCGCCTCGAGAGCCTGCCGGAGTGGACGCCGGAGGCCGTGAAGGACGCCCTCCAGGACCAGCTCCACGTGATGGGCGAGGCGGCCCGCGACTTCCTGGAGCCGCAGCGCATCGCCGTCACGGGCCGCACCGTCTCGACCGGCACCTACGAGAGCCTGGCGCTGCTCGGCCGCGAGGAGTCGTTCGCGCGGTACCGGTCGACCCTCGGACGCCTCGCCGAGCAGTGGGCCGCGGCGTGA